Proteins encoded together in one Oreochromis aureus strain Israel breed Guangdong linkage group 23, ZZ_aureus, whole genome shotgun sequence window:
- the LOC120436249 gene encoding uncharacterized protein LOC120436249: MEEKLISSVANRPELYDASCYFYRDRNKKDLAWRHISEEIGQPEDICRKKWESLRDTYNKEKRTWKEKRSGSAAGSGRRWKFYAVMGFLDPFLTPRDTSGNMVQTVGNFAPEDEGQLGEAAGEFQSEESTDYAAEPSPDASSGSPVPGPSTPAAAPTGPQRRTAQKRSRDGYQDGPSVVELAILESLKRPRPSPTEYFLLGLAPALESLPPQTREFVKFQMHKLVFESSTAVLNFETLDPSDQ; encoded by the exons atggaggaaaaACTCATCAGCTCAGTGGCTAATCGTCCAGAACTATACGATGCTAGCTGCTACTTCTACcgggacaggaataaaaaggacctagcttggaggcacataagtgaggagatcgggcaacctg aggacatctgcaggAAAAAGTGGGAGAGCCTCAGGGACACGTATAATAAGGAGAAGAGGACATGGAAGGAGAAGAGGAGTGGGTCTGCAGCAGGATCGGGGAGGAGATGGAAATTTTACGCGGTCATGGGGTTTCTGGACCCCTTCCTCACCCCGCGGGACACTAGCGGCAATATGGTGCAGACCGTGGGGAACTTCGCCCCCGAGGACGAGGGACAGCTCGGAGAGGCAGCAGGGGAGTTTCAGTCTGAag aGTCAACTGATTATGCAGCAGAGCCATCCCCTGATGCTTCTTctggctccccagtccctgGTCCCTccactcctgctgctgcacccacag gcccacagaggaggacagctcaAAAGCGGTCGAGGGACGGGTACCAGGATGGTCCATCggtggtggagctggccatcctggagtcactgaagaggccacgcccgTCTCCAACGGAGTATTTCCTCCTTGGCCTTgctcctgctctggagagcctGCCGCCTCAGACACGAGAATTCGTGAAATTCCAAATGCACAAATTAGTTTTtgaaagcagcacagctgtgttaaaTTTTGAAACATTGGACCCTAGCGATCAGTAG
- the slc35a3a gene encoding solute carrier family 35 member A3a, giving the protein MASPRLKYLSLGVLVFQTTSLVLTMRYSRTLQAEGPRYLASSAVVVAEVMKILTCVLLVFKEHSYSMRALNSVLRQEIIHKPVETLKLAIPSGIYTLQNNLLYVALSNLDAATYQVTYQLKILTTALFSVSMLGRRLGVYQWLSLLILMAGVALVQWPSDSASEKEAPSAGSQFVGLAAVLVACFSSGFAGVYFEKILKESKQSVWVRNIQLGMFGLVFGLFGMMAYDGERVRESGMFQGYNMVTWTVVALQALGGLVIAAVIKYADNILKGFATSLSIILSTLISYFLLEDFDPTSVFFLGAVLVIVATFLYGYEGKPSPNPSRA; this is encoded by the exons ATGGCTTCTCCCCGGCTCAAGTACCTCTCTCTGGGCGTGCTGGTGTTCCAGACCACCTCCCTGGTGCTCACCATGCGTTACTCCCGCACCCTGCAGGCCGAGGGCCCGCGGTACCTGGCCTCGTCAGCGGTGGTGGTGGCTGAGGTCATGAAGATCCTCACCTGCGTCCTGCTGGTCTTCAAGGAGCACA GTTACAGCATGCGCGCTCTCAACAGCGTCCTCCGTCAGGAAATCATTCACAAACCCGTAGAAACACTGAAGCTGGCGATCCCCTCGGGGATCTACACACTGCAGAACAACCTGCTGTATGTCGCCCTCTCCAACCTGGACGCAGCCACCTACCAG GTGACGTACCAGCTGAAGATCCTGACCACGGCCCTGTTCTCGGTGTCCATGCTGGGCCGCAGGCTGGGCGTCTACCAGTGGCTCTCGCTGCTGATTCTCATGGCTGGCGTGGCCCTCGTGCAG TGGCCCTCTGACTCTGCCTCCGAGAAGGAGGCCCCGTCTGCGGGCTCCCAATTCGTCGGCCTCGCCGCAGTGCTGGTGGCGTGCTTCTCCAGCGGCTTCGCTGGTGTCTACTTTGAGAAGATCTTGAAAGAGAGCAAACAGAGCGTGTGGGTCCGCAACATCCAGCTGG GGATGTTCGGCCTGGTGTTCGGGCTCTTCGGGATGATGGCCTATGACGGGGAGAGAGTGAGGGAGTCTGGAATGTTTCAGGGGTACAACATGGTCACCTGGACTGTTGTGGCACTGCAG gCCCTGGGTGGTCTGGTCATAGCAGCGGTCATCAAGTACGCAGACAACATCCTCAAGGGCTTCGCTACGTCACTCTCCATCATCCTGTCAACACTGATATCGTACTTCTTGCTGGAAGACTTTGACCCAACCAG TGTTTTCTTCCTCGGGGCCGTTTTAGTCATCGTGGCCACTTTCCTGTACGGCTACGAAGGCAAGCCTTCCCCCAATCCCAGCAGGGCGTAG